One window of Gavia stellata isolate bGavSte3 chromosome Z, bGavSte3.hap2, whole genome shotgun sequence genomic DNA carries:
- the LRRC19 gene encoding leucine-rich repeat-containing protein 19, whose amino-acid sequence MLPLRSNKKALNMKLSWLVIWTGTLFLNLVTADCNITSQTVTCEESGKNLSNIPTNVFQNVTKLSLKNNNITLKDSDKQILRSFINLIELYLNENMITVLYNNSFCNLKKLVVLDISNNSINTVHKAAFAGLNQLSVLNLSYNTITQLDSGVFTSLKSLTVLNLQYNFLKSFNIKSSFKLIKIILAGNPWTCSCDLLDLQMWLTASNVTMENENSTTCTFPNTKEKSSIKTAAIQPAGCKTEKASFENTVTSTSAINPKTSALLTALTPNNITGNNGTHAELPLLGKSWTFLAGVLGFVLSTTLLIFTAVKCPTWYRYLISYSHRRLEENDSEMFEQEFSADMSSSPAVSGTNNEDPIVIFEKIHTFEPGEDGFIEDKYIDTYVTEES is encoded by the exons ATGCTGCCTTTAAGAAGCAACAAAAAG GCTCTAAACATGAAACTCTCTTGGCTTGTGATCTGGACTGGAACACTGTTTTTGAATCTAGTCACTGCTGACTGCAACATTACTTCTCAAACT GTCACTTGTGAGGAGTCTGGAAAGAACCTCTCTAATATCCCCACTAATGTTTTCCAAAACGTTACTAAATTAAGCCTCAAAAATAATAACATCACTTTAAAGGATAGTGACAAACAGATTCTTCGAAGTTTTATTAACCTCATTGAACTTTACCTGAATGAAAACATGATTACTGTACTGTATAATAACAGCTTCTGCAATCTGAAAAAACTTGTAGTTCTGGATATCAGTAACAATAGTATTAACACAGTTcataaagcagcatttgcaggaTTAAATCAACTGTCAGTGTTGAATCTATCCTATAACACAATTACTCAATTAGATTCAGGTGTATTTACTTCTCTAAAAAGTCTGACAGTTTTAAATCTACAGTATAACTTTCTGAAatcttttaatataaaatcatCTTTCAAATTGATTAAAATCATTTTAGCTGGAAACCCATGGACCTGTTCCTGTGACCTTCTTGATTTACAGATGTGGCTAACTGCCTCCAATGTGACAATGG aaaatgaaaacagcactACATGTACATTCCCAAACACCAAGGAAAAATCCTCCATCAAGACAGCAGCTATCCAACCAGCTggctgcaaaactgaaaaagcttcttttgaaaacactgtaaCTTCTACTTCTGCCATTAACCCTAAAACTAGTGCCTTACTAACAGCTCTGACTCCAAACAACATCACTGGAAACAATGGAACACATGCAG AGTTACCACTTCTTGGCAAAAGTTGGACCTTCCTAGCGGGTGTCCTAGGGTTTGTCCTAAGCACTACACTCCTGATCTTTACTGCTGTAAAATGCCCGACATGGTATCGCTATTTGATCAGCTACAGTCACCGTCGTCTGGAAGAAAATGACTCAGAGATGTTTGAACAGGAGTTCTCAGCTGACATGAGTTCTTCTCCTGCAGTATCGGGTACTAACAATGAAGATCCCATAGTAATATTTGAGAAAATTCATACATTTGAGCCTGGGGAAGATGGATTTATTGAGGATAAATACATAGATACTTATGTAACTGAGGAGAGTTAA